A window of Gemmatimonas sp. genomic DNA:
TAATTGAGGGACAGACAGGGGTCACGCTGGGTCGCATCGTTGAAGTGCACTTGGCCGATTCTGATCGGAATGAGGCAGCCTCGATGGCCGGCAAGGAGCAACTGAGGGCCACTGCGACGGTCCAGCTACTAGGAACGGTGGCAATGGATTCGCTACGTGTAACCGCTGGGGTGGATCAGTATCCCCGTCTTAATGACCGCGTGTACAGCGCCCCCCTCAAATTTATCGCGCTGCTTCCCTCCTTCGCCCAAGTCGGCTCGAGCGAGTCGTCGGTGTCGCTGCGGCTCGGTTCGGTGGATCTAGGCAGCCAGTCCGAGGTTGAGGTTCGGCCCGAGACGCTCTTTGGCCGACATTGCGCAATTCTTGGGGCTACTGGCGGCGGGAAGAGCTGGACGACGGCGCGAATAATCGAAGAATGTCTTCGCCATCGTCCGAAGATCATTCTGCTTGACGCCACCAGCGAGTACCGCGACTTCGCCGGAGCGGATGTCGAGCACCTCCACCTGGGAACGCCGGTCAAGAAGGGGGTCGGCTCAGCTCAGGCAACACTACCTCCGACATCATTTCTTGAGTCAGACTTCATCGCACTGTTCGAGCCCTCGGGGAAGGTGCAAGGACCTAAACTCCGTGAGGCTATCCGAAGCCTTCGGCTGATCAAGCTGCGGCCACAACTGGGCATCAGCGGCTATCTTGAGAAGCGCAATCGCTCCAAGAAAGACGTGGTAGAAGCGATGCAAGAGGAAGAAGTTGCCTCGAAGCTCGACGATCCTCGCCAGGCATTTGAAGTCTCTATGCTTGCACGCCAAGTCCTTCACGAATGCGTCTGGCCGGATGCCAAGTTTCCGACGGACTTAACCAAGTGGGGTGACATCAACGATAGCGAAGTCTCGTACTGCCTGTCGCTGGTTACGCGAATAAACGCCGTCCTCACGTCACCGGCATTCAGTTGCGTGTTCAGTCAGAATGGTCTATCCGTCACTGATGCCTTTCGCTCCTTTGTCACCGGAGGTTCGTCGCTTCTACGAGTGTGCCTTAGCGGCGTGGCCCACGAGTTTAAGGCGCGGGAGATCGTCGCAAACGCCTTGGGAAGATACCTGCTCGGTCTTGCTCGTGAGGGAGCCTTTGAGCAACGGCCAATCGTGGTTTTTGTTGATGAAGCTCACAACTTCTTGGGGCGCTCCATTGGCGGCGAGGATAGCTTCGCGAAGTTGGACTCATTCGAGTTGATTGCCAAAGAGGGACGAAAGTACGGACTTACAGTCTGCCTCGCGACTCAGCGACCGAGGGACGTGCCCGAGGGAGTTCTCAGTCAGATGGGTTCCCTCATCGTACATCGCCTAACAAATGACCGC
This region includes:
- a CDS encoding ATP-binding protein: MSGSNDDHVDLGLLSRELFIGMVVSISATAVRFTLLGAVAASGMHFLGSRYGKGEVGEYVLIEGQTGVTLGRIVEVHLADSDRNEAASMAGKEQLRATATVQLLGTVAMDSLRVTAGVDQYPRLNDRVYSAPLKFIALLPSFAQVGSSESSVSLRLGSVDLGSQSEVEVRPETLFGRHCAILGATGGGKSWTTARIIEECLRHRPKIILLDATSEYRDFAGADVEHLHLGTPVKKGVGSAQATLPPTSFLESDFIALFEPSGKVQGPKLREAIRSLRLIKLRPQLGISGYLEKRNRSKKDVVEAMQEEEVASKLDDPRQAFEVSMLARQVLHECVWPDAKFPTDLTKWGDINDSEVSYCLSLVTRINAVLTSPAFSCVFSQNGLSVTDAFRSFVTGGSSLLRVCLSGVAHEFKAREIVANALGRYLLGLAREGAFEQRPIVVFVDEAHNFLGRSIGGEDSFAKLDSFELIAKEGRKYGLTVCLATQRPRDVPEGVLSQMGSLIVHRLTNDRDREVVERACGEIDRSSAAFLPALKPGEAAIIGVDFPIPLTISVRPPTVRPRSDSPDYQRTWAGIHDTG